A genome region from Streptomyces sp. NBC_01296 includes the following:
- a CDS encoding rod shape-determining protein — MSFIGRDMAIDLGTANTLVYVRGRGIVLNEPSVVAINTNTGGILAVGSEAKKMIGRTPGNIVAVRPLKDGVIADFEITERMLRYFILKIHKRRYLARPRVVVCVPSGITGVERRAVIEASTQAGARQVHIIEEPMAAAIGSGLPVHEATGNMVVDIGGGTTEVAVISLGGIVTAQSIRVAGDELDNAIIQHIKKEYSLLLGERTAEQIKITIGSAYDLDKDEHTEIRGRDLVSGLPKTVVISAAEVRKAIEEPVNAIVDAVKTTLDKCPPELSGDIMDRGIVLTGGGALLRGLDERLRRETGMPIHIAEDPLDSVALGSGKCVEEFEALQQVLDAQPRR, encoded by the coding sequence ATGTCGTTCATCGGCCGTGACATGGCGATCGACCTCGGGACCGCCAACACGCTGGTGTACGTGAGGGGCCGGGGGATCGTCCTGAACGAGCCGTCCGTGGTCGCCATCAACACGAACACCGGCGGCATCCTGGCGGTCGGCTCCGAGGCGAAGAAGATGATCGGCCGGACGCCCGGCAACATCGTCGCCGTAAGGCCCCTCAAGGACGGCGTCATCGCCGACTTCGAGATCACCGAGCGTATGCTCCGGTACTTCATCCTCAAGATCCACAAGCGCCGCTACCTGGCCCGTCCGCGCGTCGTGGTCTGCGTACCCTCCGGCATCACGGGAGTGGAGCGGCGCGCCGTCATCGAGGCGTCCACGCAGGCCGGCGCCCGCCAGGTGCACATCATCGAGGAGCCCATGGCCGCCGCCATCGGCTCGGGCCTGCCCGTCCACGAGGCCACCGGCAACATGGTCGTGGACATCGGCGGCGGTACCACCGAGGTCGCCGTCATCTCCCTCGGCGGAATCGTCACGGCGCAGTCCATCCGGGTGGCCGGCGACGAGCTCGACAACGCGATCATCCAGCACATCAAGAAGGAGTACTCGCTCCTCCTCGGTGAGCGGACCGCCGAGCAGATCAAGATCACCATCGGGTCGGCCTACGACCTCGACAAGGACGAGCACACCGAGATCCGCGGCCGGGACCTGGTCTCGGGCCTGCCCAAGACGGTCGTGATCTCCGCGGCCGAGGTCCGCAAGGCCATCGAGGAGCCGGTCAACGCCATCGTCGACGCGGTCAAGACGACCCTCGACAAGTGCCCGCCGGAGCTCTCCGGCGACATCATGGACCGCGGCATCGTCCTGACCGGCGGCGGCGCCCTGCTGCGCGGGCTCGACGAGCGGCTGCGCCGTGAGACGGGCATGCCGATCCACATCGCCGAGGACCCGCTCGACTCCGTGGCGCTCGGCTCCGGCAAGTGCGTGGAGGAGTTCGAGGCGCTCCAGCAGGTCCTGGACGCCCAGCCCCGGCGCTGA